Proteins from one Clostridia bacterium genomic window:
- a CDS encoding divergent PAP2 family protein — translation MNFFVEIMDNKVLLACFIAWFIAQILKIILTFYSSKKIDFRRFVGSGGMPSSHTSFVMALSTSIGRMYGWDSAIFAVALCFAFVVMYDAAGVRRAAGNQARILNIIIEDLAHNKPIANERLKELIGHTPKEVMAGAVLGIFIGNIIV, via the coding sequence TTGAACTTTTTTGTAGAAATTATGGATAACAAGGTGCTATTAGCCTGCTTTATTGCTTGGTTTATTGCACAGATACTGAAAATTATACTTACATTCTACAGCAGTAAGAAAATAGACTTTAGAAGGTTTGTTGGCTCAGGTGGAATGCCAAGCTCCCACACCTCCTTTGTAATGGCGTTATCTACGTCAATAGGAAGGATGTATGGCTGGGACTCGGCTATTTTTGCTGTCGCCCTATGCTTTGCTTTTGTTGTCATGTACGATGCAGCAGGGGTAAGGAGAGCAGCTGGCAACCAAGCGAGGATATTGAATATAATAATAGAAGATCTGGCACACAACAAGCCTATTGCAAATGAAAGACTCAAGGAGCTTATTGGGCATACCCCGAAAGAGGTAATGGCCGGAGCTGTGCTGGGAATATTTATAGGAAACATTATTGTTTGA